In the Deltaproteobacteria bacterium genome, one interval contains:
- a CDS encoding transporter substrate-binding domain-containing protein: DAIFADGLVLHEWLKTKAGAGFEMVGDAYELDEGIGIAVRKEDNVLRQRLNAALAAILADGTHAKINARYFPFSIY, translated from the coding sequence TCGACGCCATCTTCGCCGATGGGTTGGTGCTTCACGAATGGCTGAAGACCAAGGCCGGCGCCGGTTTCGAGATGGTGGGCGACGCCTACGAGCTGGACGAGGGCATCGGCATTGCCGTACGCAAGGAGGACAACGTGCTGCGGCAACGGCTCAACGCCGCGCTGGCGGCCATACTCGCCGACGGCACCCACGCCAAGATCAACGCGCGGTACTTCCCCTTCAGCATCTACTAG